In Streptomyces sp. DG2A-72, one genomic interval encodes:
- a CDS encoding DUF4032 domain-containing protein, whose translation MALQISATNPEHPALLLELPWDVPLEKWPEEYLVPLPRGISRHVVRYARAGSEVIAVKELAERPALREYELLRDLDRIGIPAVDPLAVVTGRADKDGAPLEPVLITRHLGGSMPYRSMFETTMRPATMHRLMDALAVLLVRLHLAGFAWGDCSLSNTLFRRDAGAYAAYLVDAETGDLHPQLSSGQRDYDLDLARVNISGELLDLEASGALHPSVDPIEFGTEICGRYRDLWDELTRTSVYPAGKYHYIERRIRRLNELGFDVAEMQIEHNSNGDTVTFVPKVVDAGHHQRQLLRLTGLDTEENQARRLLNDLESWMATQDDYAPGDPLGARPEVLAHRWVRDVFRPTVRAVPPELRGSMDAAEIYHELLEHRWYLSERAQHDIGLDTVVADYVKNILPKTRETLQPTGE comes from the coding sequence ATGGCATTGCAGATCAGCGCGACCAACCCGGAGCACCCCGCGCTCCTCCTCGAGCTGCCGTGGGACGTGCCCCTGGAGAAGTGGCCCGAGGAGTACCTCGTCCCGCTGCCGCGCGGCATCTCCCGCCACGTGGTGCGCTACGCCCGGGCCGGCTCCGAGGTCATCGCCGTCAAGGAGCTGGCCGAACGGCCCGCGCTGCGCGAGTACGAGCTGCTGCGCGACCTGGACCGGATCGGCATCCCCGCGGTCGACCCCCTCGCCGTGGTCACCGGCCGCGCCGACAAGGACGGGGCGCCGCTGGAACCGGTGCTGATCACCCGGCATCTGGGCGGCTCGATGCCGTACCGCTCGATGTTCGAGACGACGATGCGCCCGGCCACCATGCACCGCCTCATGGACGCCCTGGCCGTGCTGCTCGTCCGGCTGCACCTGGCCGGGTTCGCCTGGGGCGACTGCTCGCTGTCCAACACGCTCTTCCGGCGGGACGCGGGCGCCTACGCCGCGTATCTCGTGGACGCCGAGACCGGTGATCTGCATCCGCAGCTCAGCAGCGGACAGCGCGACTACGACCTCGACCTCGCCCGGGTCAACATCAGCGGCGAGCTGCTGGACCTGGAGGCGTCGGGGGCGCTGCACCCGTCCGTCGACCCGATCGAGTTCGGCACCGAGATCTGCGGACGCTACCGGGACCTGTGGGACGAGCTGACCCGCACCTCGGTCTACCCGGCGGGCAAGTACCACTACATAGAGCGCCGGATACGCCGCCTGAACGAGCTCGGTTTCGACGTGGCCGAGATGCAGATCGAGCACAACTCCAACGGTGACACGGTCACCTTCGTGCCCAAGGTCGTCGACGCGGGCCACCACCAGCGCCAGCTGCTCCGGCTGACCGGCCTCGACACCGAGGAGAACCAGGCGCGGCGGCTCCTGAACGACCTGGAGAGCTGGATGGCCACCCAGGACGACTACGCCCCGGGCGACCCCCTCGGCGCCCGCCCCGAGGTGCTCGCCCACCGCTGGGTGCGGGACGTGTTCCGTCCCACCGTGCGCGCGGTGCCGCCGGAGCTGCGCGGCTCGATGGACGCGGCCGAGATCTACCACGAGCTGCTCGAACACCGCTGGTACCTGTCCGAGCGTGCCCAGCACGACATCGGGCTGGACACGGTGGTGGCGGACTACGTGAAGAACATCCTGCCCAAGACGCGCGAGACGCTGCAGCCGACAGGCGAGTGA
- a CDS encoding universal stress protein, with amino-acid sequence MTRPITAGVDGTEESHAALAWAAREAVRRGLPLRVVHAWRFQPHEAIDAGDADSQAGWVRTAVAEAARTVTERHPELDVTTDVLEGGPVDTLAAAAADAEMLVLGSRGHGRVVGFLLGSVGQQVIAGATGPVVLVRAEDEPAAEAAGRQVVVGQQGDPDDSAAVLRFAFETAAARGATVRAVRAWTLPPVFSYSPASLKLLDEAGGLEPYEKKALAAAVQPWRDRFPDVPVVEHVEMGSAGQVLLEVAGQAQLMVVGRRARRTAVGARIGSVAHGILHHADCPVAVVPPA; translated from the coding sequence ATGACACGCCCGATCACGGCAGGGGTCGACGGTACGGAGGAGAGCCACGCCGCGCTGGCCTGGGCAGCCCGCGAGGCGGTCCGTCGCGGGCTGCCGCTGCGGGTGGTGCACGCCTGGCGGTTCCAGCCGCACGAGGCGATCGACGCCGGGGACGCCGACAGCCAGGCCGGATGGGTGCGCACGGCCGTGGCGGAGGCCGCCCGGACCGTCACCGAGCGGCACCCGGAGCTCGACGTGACGACCGACGTCCTCGAAGGCGGCCCGGTCGACACCCTGGCCGCCGCGGCGGCCGACGCCGAGATGCTGGTGCTCGGCTCGCGCGGCCACGGCCGGGTCGTCGGCTTCCTGCTCGGCTCGGTCGGACAGCAGGTCATCGCCGGGGCCACCGGTCCCGTCGTCCTCGTACGGGCGGAGGACGAGCCGGCCGCCGAGGCCGCGGGCCGTCAGGTCGTCGTGGGCCAGCAGGGCGACCCGGACGACAGTGCCGCCGTGCTGCGGTTCGCGTTCGAGACGGCAGCCGCGCGCGGGGCGACCGTCCGTGCCGTACGCGCCTGGACGCTGCCGCCGGTGTTCTCCTACAGCCCGGCCTCGCTGAAGCTGCTCGACGAGGCCGGGGGCCTGGAGCCGTACGAGAAGAAGGCACTGGCCGCGGCGGTGCAGCCGTGGCGGGACCGCTTCCCGGACGTCCCGGTGGTGGAGCACGTGGAGATGGGCAGCGCCGGGCAGGTGCTGCTGGAGGTGGCCGGGCAGGCCCAGCTGATGGTCGTCGGCCGCCGGGCCCGCCGTACCGCCGTCGGCGCACGGATCGGCTCGGTCGCCCACGGGATCCTGCATCACGCGGACTGCCCGGTGGCCGTGGTCCCGCCCGCGTGA
- a CDS encoding VOC family protein → MGLEWEQVNVDAADAVALGRWWAEALGWVVINDSPEEFEIRPREDRLPGLIFGPVPEGKTVKNRLHLDFRPDDQEAEVARFLALGARHADVGQTGEESWVTLADPEGNEFCVLSSRRR, encoded by the coding sequence ATGGGCCTCGAATGGGAGCAAGTCAACGTCGACGCGGCCGACGCGGTTGCCCTGGGCCGCTGGTGGGCCGAGGCGCTGGGGTGGGTGGTGATCAACGATTCGCCCGAGGAGTTCGAGATCCGGCCGCGGGAGGACCGCCTGCCCGGGCTGATCTTCGGCCCGGTTCCCGAGGGCAAGACGGTCAAGAACCGGCTGCACCTCGACTTCCGCCCCGACGACCAGGAGGCCGAGGTCGCCCGTTTCCTCGCGCTCGGCGCCCGGCACGCGGACGTCGGCCAGACAGGCGAGGAGAGCTGGGTCACCCTTGCCGACCCGGAGGGCAACGAGTTCTGTGTGCTGAGCTCGCGGCGCCGCTGA
- a CDS encoding FAD-dependent oxidoreductase gives MAQAADAARTVIMTVDDDPGVSRAVARDLRRRYGGSYRIVRAESGESALDALRELKLRGDLVAVILADYRMPQMNGIEFLEQALDVYPGARRVLLTAYADTNAAIDAINVVDLDHYLLKPWDPPEEKLYPVLDDLLEAWRCSDYRPVPSTKVVGHRWSARSSDVREFLARNQVPYRWYSADEPEGRRLLAAAGQDGQRLPVVITADGTLLVEPDAPELAARVGLATTPTADFYDLVVIGGGPAGLGAAVYGASEGLRTVLVERSATGGQAGQSSRIENYLGFPDGVSGAQLTDRARRQAAKFDAEILTAREVTGLEISGAARVVRFSDGSAIAAHSVILATGVSYRQLQAPGTADLTGCGVFYGSALTEAASCQGHDVYIVGGANSAGQAAMYLARGAKSVTLLVRGTDLSASMSYYLTQQIDEAPNISVRTCTVVEAAHGSERLEQLTLRDTESGRTELVDAQWMFVFIGAAPLTDWLDGTVLRDEHGFILAGPDLSPDGRPPAGWELDRPPYHLETNIPGVFVAGDARAESAKRVASAVGEGAMAVMLVHRYLEQS, from the coding sequence ATGGCACAGGCCGCCGACGCAGCGCGGACCGTCATCATGACCGTCGACGACGACCCGGGAGTCTCCCGCGCCGTCGCCCGCGACCTGCGGCGCCGCTACGGCGGTTCGTACCGGATCGTGCGCGCGGAGTCCGGCGAGTCCGCGCTGGACGCCCTGCGTGAGCTGAAGCTGCGCGGCGATCTGGTGGCCGTGATCCTGGCCGACTACCGCATGCCGCAGATGAACGGCATCGAGTTCCTGGAGCAGGCCCTGGACGTCTATCCGGGCGCACGGCGGGTGCTGCTGACCGCGTACGCGGACACGAACGCGGCGATCGACGCGATCAACGTCGTCGACCTCGACCACTATCTGCTCAAGCCGTGGGATCCGCCCGAGGAGAAGCTCTATCCGGTCCTCGACGATCTGCTGGAGGCCTGGCGGTGCAGCGACTACCGGCCGGTGCCCAGCACCAAGGTGGTCGGGCACCGCTGGTCGGCGCGTTCCTCGGACGTACGGGAGTTCCTGGCCCGCAACCAGGTGCCGTACCGCTGGTACTCGGCCGACGAACCCGAGGGGCGGCGGCTGCTGGCTGCCGCCGGTCAGGACGGGCAGCGACTGCCGGTGGTGATCACCGCGGACGGCACGCTCCTCGTCGAGCCGGACGCGCCGGAGCTCGCCGCCCGTGTCGGGCTGGCGACCACGCCGACGGCCGACTTCTACGACCTCGTCGTGATCGGGGGCGGTCCGGCCGGGCTGGGCGCGGCGGTGTACGGAGCCTCGGAGGGGCTGCGGACGGTGCTCGTGGAGCGGTCGGCGACCGGCGGGCAGGCCGGGCAGAGTTCGCGGATCGAGAACTACCTGGGCTTCCCGGACGGCGTCTCGGGGGCGCAGCTCACCGACCGGGCCCGGCGGCAGGCCGCCAAGTTCGACGCCGAGATCCTCACCGCGCGCGAGGTGACGGGGCTGGAGATCAGCGGCGCGGCACGGGTCGTACGGTTCTCGGACGGGTCGGCGATCGCCGCGCACAGCGTGATCCTGGCGACGGGAGTGTCGTACCGGCAGTTGCAGGCGCCGGGCACGGCCGATCTGACCGGGTGCGGGGTGTTCTACGGTTCGGCGCTGACCGAGGCGGCTTCCTGCCAGGGGCACGACGTGTACATCGTCGGCGGCGCCAACTCCGCCGGGCAGGCGGCGATGTACCTGGCCAGGGGTGCCAAGTCGGTCACCCTGCTGGTGCGCGGAACGGACCTGTCGGCGTCGATGTCGTACTACCTGACCCAGCAGATCGACGAGGCGCCCAACATCTCGGTCCGCACCTGCACCGTCGTGGAGGCCGCGCACGGTTCGGAGCGCCTGGAGCAGCTGACCCTGCGGGACACGGAGAGCGGGCGGACCGAACTCGTCGACGCGCAGTGGATGTTCGTGTTCATCGGCGCGGCTCCGCTCACCGACTGGCTGGACGGCACCGTGCTGCGGGACGAGCACGGGTTCATCCTGGCCGGGCCCGATCTCTCCCCGGACGGGCGGCCGCCGGCGGGCTGGGAGCTGGACCGGCCGCCGTACCACCTGGAGACCAACATCCCCGGCGTGTTCGTGGCGGGCGACGCGCGTGCCGAGTCCGCCAAGCGCGTCGCGTCCGCCGTCGGAGAGGGAGCCATGGCCGTGATGCTCGTCCACCGGTATCTGGAGCAGTCGTGA
- a CDS encoding ATP-binding protein, with translation MSGQPMPCSPAEIGSLFLFEKLSADQLGQLCSAGRVEKFEPGPVYTEGEPATCFYVMIEGTVVLSRRVGVDDVEVTRTSQRGVYAGSMQAYLGDRVRQVYNSSMRVTEPTRFFVVPAEEFAAFMQQWFPMAVHLLEGLFFGSKNTQRAIGERERLLALGSLSAGLTHELNNPAAAAVRATATLRERVGKMRHKLAVIAQGSYSPEVMANLIDIQERTAERVAKAPVLTPLEAADREDALTDWLNDHGIPEGWRIAPTFVQAGIDTDWLDQIAAAVDEEILPNAIGWLNYTVETELLMDEINDSTNRVSHLVDAAKQYSQLDRAPYQVADVHELLDSTLLMLSGKIGERIKVVKEYDRTLPKIPAYPAELNQVWTNLIDNAVHAINDAGDEGTLTVRTALQHERLLVEFRDTGPGVPKEIRSRIFDPFFTTKPVGEGTGLGLDISWRIVVNKHHGTLQVESEPGDTRFQVLLPLVASANDLPEEAV, from the coding sequence GTGAGCGGGCAGCCGATGCCGTGCAGCCCCGCGGAGATCGGTTCGCTGTTCCTGTTCGAGAAGCTGTCCGCCGATCAGCTCGGGCAGCTGTGCAGTGCGGGGCGGGTGGAGAAGTTCGAGCCCGGGCCCGTGTACACCGAGGGCGAGCCGGCCACCTGCTTCTACGTGATGATCGAGGGCACGGTGGTGCTCTCCCGCCGGGTCGGCGTCGACGACGTGGAGGTCACCCGCACCTCGCAGCGCGGGGTGTACGCGGGGTCCATGCAGGCGTATCTCGGGGACCGGGTGCGCCAGGTCTACAACAGCTCCATGCGGGTCACGGAGCCCACACGTTTCTTCGTGGTGCCCGCCGAGGAGTTCGCGGCCTTCATGCAGCAGTGGTTCCCCATGGCGGTCCACCTGCTGGAAGGGCTCTTCTTCGGCTCGAAGAACACCCAGCGGGCCATCGGGGAGCGCGAACGGCTGCTGGCGCTCGGGTCGTTGTCGGCCGGTCTGACGCACGAGCTCAACAACCCGGCCGCGGCGGCCGTACGAGCCACCGCGACGCTCCGGGAGCGGGTGGGCAAGATGCGGCACAAGCTCGCCGTCATCGCCCAGGGCTCCTACTCCCCCGAGGTCATGGCGAACCTCATCGACATCCAGGAACGCACCGCCGAACGCGTCGCCAAGGCACCAGTGCTGACTCCCCTGGAAGCCGCCGACCGGGAAGACGCCCTCACCGACTGGCTCAACGACCACGGCATCCCGGAGGGCTGGCGGATCGCGCCGACCTTCGTGCAGGCCGGTATCGACACCGACTGGCTCGACCAGATCGCGGCGGCCGTGGACGAGGAGATCCTGCCGAACGCGATCGGGTGGCTCAACTACACCGTCGAGACCGAGCTGTTGATGGACGAGATCAACGACTCCACCAACCGCGTCTCCCACCTCGTCGACGCCGCCAAGCAGTACTCACAGCTCGACCGGGCGCCCTACCAGGTCGCCGACGTGCACGAACTCCTCGACAGCACACTGCTGATGCTCTCGGGCAAGATCGGGGAGCGGATCAAGGTCGTCAAGGAGTACGACCGTACGCTCCCGAAGATCCCGGCGTACCCGGCGGAGCTCAACCAGGTGTGGACCAACCTGATCGACAACGCGGTCCACGCGATCAACGACGCGGGCGACGAAGGGACGTTGACCGTGCGGACGGCGCTCCAACACGAACGGTTGCTGGTGGAGTTCCGTGACACCGGGCCGGGCGTGCCCAAGGAGATCCGCAGCCGTATCTTCGACCCCTTCTTCACCACCAAGCCGGTGGGCGAGGGCACCGGGCTCGGCCTGGACATCTCCTGGCGGATCGTCGTCAACAAGCACCACGGCACGCTTCAGGTCGAGTCCGAGCCGGGCGACACGCGCTTTCAGGTGCTGCTTCCGCTGGTCGCGTCCGCGAACGACCTGCCCGAGGAGGCCGTATGA
- a CDS encoding UBP-type zinc finger domain-containing protein has translation MTSDNMIDPTVPPSGMGCVECDEVGGWWFHLRRCAQCGHIGCCDSSPAKHATAHFRETGHPVVRSFEPGEEWFWNYATSEMYEAGPELAPPVSHPADQPAPGPAGRVPEDWARVLKG, from the coding sequence ATGACGAGCGACAACATGATCGACCCGACTGTTCCGCCCAGTGGCATGGGGTGTGTGGAGTGCGACGAGGTCGGCGGGTGGTGGTTCCATCTGCGGCGGTGTGCGCAGTGCGGGCACATCGGTTGCTGCGACTCGTCGCCGGCGAAGCATGCGACCGCGCATTTCCGGGAGACCGGGCATCCTGTGGTGCGTAGTTTCGAGCCGGGTGAGGAGTGGTTCTGGAACTATGCGACGTCCGAGATGTATGAGGCGGGGCCGGAGCTCGCACCTCCGGTGAGTCATCCGGCTGATCAGCCGGCGCCGGGCCCTGCCGGGCGGGTGCCGGAGGATTGGGCGCGGGTGTTGAAGGGCTGA
- a CDS encoding helix-turn-helix transcriptional regulator has translation MQTTAFTSPIVGREDELARLSGVLERARGGEARAVLIAGDAGVGKTRVLDEVSARAAGAGMTVLTGHCVDLGDVGLPYLPFSEVLGVLAADERFAAVVAAHPAVERLLGGGSDDGGRVRLFEGVAGLLADLADVAPLLLVLEDLHWADQSSRDLLRFLLSRGILQRAAGGAPTHRLAVLASYRADDLHRRHPLRPLLAELVRLPAVERLELRPMADPDVARLVRGLRERPVPDTTVRRIVERAEGNAFYAEELLAATDAEAGGVPSGLADVLLIRFEQLTDTAQQVLRTAAVAGRRVEHDLLRDAVGLPEDELESALREAVERQLLVSGGGDTYSFRHALAREAVYADLLPGERARLHGAFARLLSRRGHRAETAAERAHHYRASHDLAEALAASLEAADHAHRLGAPAEELRHLEAALDVWSSVDPAARPSGEGIDRVTLTLRASAAAAHAGETHRAVSLTRAALAGIGQDADSELAARVRYTLAGNLISVDNLTAAFAYSSEALALIPAEPASRTWVWAAATHVMAARQVGETEIALRVARQALGIAEQLRVTDAQADLLISLATLEGGRRRTPENRARLKEARELARRSGNAPVELRALFNLAMGFFESGDLEECLPWLTEGLDRARRAGLLSSPYPLEMRYLHLLVLYTLGRWDECLRAAASDAAVLPTAGGYTAGPALNVALARGDFKAADRARALLQGPFDWMATLVAGIVLTDTAALLGDADEAVAQMRSTVAALTDDAGTPPDVTVRLAALALSAVADSAVDLRRTGDEAGARRRAQTAGELVELARDVAGHGDDGIPQGPEGQAWLARAEAEWARAVSGPDAEAWGKAVAAFDYGDAYERARCRLRFAEALLAAERREEAAVEAGAARETAAELRATPLLERADALIRRGRLSDRDDHGTSLLTSREQDVLRLLALGRSNRQIGEELFITGKTASVHVSNILGKLGAASRTEAVAIAYRRGLITPEPTASG, from the coding sequence CTGCAGACCACCGCGTTTACCTCGCCCATCGTTGGCCGGGAGGATGAGCTTGCTCGTCTTTCCGGTGTGCTGGAGCGTGCCCGGGGTGGTGAGGCTCGGGCTGTTCTGATTGCCGGGGATGCCGGGGTCGGGAAGACGCGGGTGTTGGATGAGGTGTCGGCGCGGGCTGCTGGCGCTGGGATGACGGTGCTGACCGGGCATTGTGTGGATCTCGGTGACGTGGGGCTGCCGTATCTGCCGTTCAGCGAGGTGCTGGGGGTGCTTGCCGCTGACGAGCGGTTTGCGGCCGTGGTGGCGGCGCATCCGGCGGTGGAGCGGTTGCTGGGTGGCGGGTCGGACGACGGTGGGCGGGTGCGGCTGTTCGAGGGTGTGGCGGGGCTGCTGGCCGATCTGGCGGATGTCGCTCCGCTGCTGCTCGTGCTGGAGGATCTGCACTGGGCGGATCAGTCCTCGCGGGATCTGCTGCGGTTCCTGCTCAGCCGCGGCATCCTGCAGCGGGCCGCGGGCGGTGCGCCCACGCATCGGCTGGCGGTGCTCGCTTCGTACCGGGCGGACGATCTGCATCGGCGGCATCCCTTGCGTCCGCTGCTCGCCGAGCTGGTGCGGCTGCCCGCTGTCGAGCGGCTGGAGCTTCGGCCCATGGCCGATCCCGACGTGGCCCGGCTGGTGCGCGGGCTGCGGGAGCGTCCGGTGCCGGACACGACGGTCCGCCGGATCGTGGAGCGCGCCGAGGGCAACGCCTTCTACGCGGAGGAGCTGCTGGCCGCCACGGACGCGGAGGCGGGCGGGGTGCCCAGCGGGCTGGCCGATGTCCTCCTCATCCGTTTCGAGCAGCTGACCGACACGGCCCAGCAGGTGCTGCGTACGGCCGCCGTCGCCGGGCGGCGGGTCGAGCACGATCTGCTGCGGGACGCGGTCGGGCTCCCCGAGGACGAGCTGGAGTCGGCGCTGCGGGAGGCCGTGGAGCGGCAACTCCTGGTCTCCGGGGGCGGCGACACGTACTCCTTCCGCCATGCCCTGGCCCGGGAGGCGGTGTACGCCGATCTGCTGCCGGGTGAACGGGCGCGGCTGCACGGTGCGTTCGCCCGGCTGCTGTCCCGCCGGGGGCACCGCGCGGAGACCGCGGCCGAGCGCGCCCACCACTATCGCGCGAGTCATGATCTGGCCGAGGCCCTGGCCGCGTCGCTGGAGGCCGCCGACCACGCCCATCGGCTCGGTGCTCCCGCCGAGGAACTCCGGCACCTGGAAGCCGCGCTCGACGTGTGGTCGTCGGTGGACCCGGCCGCGCGGCCTTCCGGCGAGGGCATCGACAGGGTGACGCTGACCTTGCGGGCCTCCGCCGCGGCGGCGCACGCCGGGGAGACGCACCGCGCGGTCTCCCTCACCCGTGCCGCGCTGGCGGGCATCGGCCAGGACGCGGACTCCGAGCTCGCCGCCCGGGTGCGCTACACGCTCGCCGGGAACCTGATCAGCGTCGACAACCTGACGGCGGCGTTCGCGTACAGCAGCGAGGCGCTCGCTCTGATCCCCGCCGAACCCGCCTCGCGGACCTGGGTGTGGGCGGCGGCCACCCATGTGATGGCGGCCCGCCAGGTCGGAGAGACCGAGATCGCGCTGCGGGTCGCCCGCCAGGCGCTGGGCATCGCGGAGCAGTTGCGGGTGACCGACGCCCAGGCCGACCTGCTGATCTCGCTGGCCACGCTCGAAGGCGGCCGCCGACGCACCCCCGAAAACCGCGCGCGGCTGAAGGAGGCCCGGGAGCTGGCTCGGAGGTCGGGCAACGCGCCGGTGGAGTTGCGTGCCCTGTTCAACCTCGCCATGGGCTTTTTCGAGTCCGGCGATCTGGAGGAGTGCCTGCCCTGGCTGACCGAGGGCCTGGACCGCGCCCGCCGCGCCGGTCTGCTGTCCTCGCCGTATCCGCTGGAGATGCGCTATCTGCACCTGCTGGTGCTGTACACCCTGGGCCGCTGGGACGAGTGCCTGCGCGCGGCGGCGAGTGACGCCGCGGTGCTGCCGACGGCCGGCGGCTATACGGCGGGTCCCGCGCTGAACGTCGCCTTGGCGCGCGGCGACTTCAAGGCAGCCGACCGTGCGCGCGCCCTGCTTCAGGGGCCGTTCGACTGGATGGCCACGCTCGTCGCGGGAATCGTGCTGACGGACACCGCCGCGCTGCTCGGCGATGCGGACGAGGCCGTGGCGCAGATGCGGTCCACCGTCGCGGCGCTCACCGATGACGCGGGTACGCCGCCCGACGTGACGGTCCGGCTCGCCGCGCTCGCCCTGTCCGCCGTCGCCGACTCGGCCGTCGATCTGCGCCGCACCGGCGACGAGGCGGGGGCCCGCCGCCGGGCGCAGACGGCGGGCGAGTTGGTGGAGCTGGCGCGAGATGTGGCCGGGCACGGCGACGACGGCATTCCGCAGGGTCCGGAGGGGCAGGCCTGGCTGGCCCGGGCGGAAGCGGAGTGGGCGCGGGCCGTGTCCGGTCCGGACGCGGAGGCGTGGGGGAAGGCGGTGGCCGCGTTCGACTACGGCGACGCGTATGAGCGGGCGCGCTGCCGACTGCGGTTCGCCGAGGCCCTGTTGGCGGCCGAGCGGCGCGAGGAAGCGGCCGTCGAGGCAGGCGCGGCCCGGGAGACGGCCGCCGAACTCCGCGCCACGCCGCTGTTGGAGCGGGCGGACGCCCTCATACGCCGCGGCAGGCTGTCGGACCGGGACGACCACGGCACGTCCCTGCTCACCTCCCGCGAGCAGGACGTCCTGCGGCTCCTCGCCCTCGGCCGCAGCAACCGGCAGATAGGCGAGGAGCTGTTCATCACCGGCAAGACGGCGAGCGTCCACGTCTCCAACATTCTCGGCAAGCTGGGCGCCGCGAGCCGCACCGAGGCCGTGGCGATCGCCTACCGCCGGGGCCTGATCACCCCGGAGCCGACGGCATCCGGCTGA
- a CDS encoding M4 family metallopeptidase, whose product MRRAHIRSLAVAVAVTTAATGLTGTAFAGPVTGTEPTSASVSSASSIVDAARAAAFAHARATGVAPGDELRAQDVLLDPEGARHVRFVRAHRGMPVLGGDLVVHLTERLKYAGVTRAADHSVAPAASEAQVTGRQAEEKAADVAKGSVKSVELVVDARRGASALAYEVHVGGSGTADGGGSRTVVIDARTGKVRSNTPDSEEFLSPDLVDTLRERGETLDPATGTAPEPTGLAATPAPGAARYPAPATGTGTSLFAGKVALTTTRTARTSYVLKDPSRWGTETRDAKGGEPTSFARGKTFTSTTNKWGNGTVSNRASAAVDAQYGITKTLDFYKKTFGRKGIKNDGKGARALVHFGNKVANAFWDPSCGCMLYGDGDGEMFKKPLVVLDVTGHELTHGVVDATARLEPTRVDAQGNQYGEPGSLNESLADIFGSAVEFSANNPKNPPNYLVGEKLGLDQKFLRRLDRPSLDVLEGAIDYWSPAVYDAEVHAGSGVSSHAYYLLAEGSGRKKIGSVTYDSPTYDGLPVKGIGRAKATAIFYRALTRYMVSTTDFHDARTATLKAAKDLHGLNSTEYKTVNRAWAAVNVTKANTPAERH is encoded by the coding sequence GTGCGTAGAGCTCACATACGCAGCCTGGCGGTCGCCGTCGCCGTGACGACCGCCGCGACGGGGCTCACCGGAACGGCCTTCGCGGGCCCGGTCACGGGGACCGAGCCCACCTCCGCTTCCGTCTCCTCCGCCTCCTCCATAGTCGACGCGGCCCGCGCCGCCGCCTTCGCTCACGCGAGGGCCACCGGTGTCGCACCGGGCGACGAACTGCGCGCCCAGGACGTGCTGCTCGACCCGGAGGGCGCACGGCACGTGCGGTTCGTCCGGGCCCACCGCGGGATGCCGGTGCTCGGCGGCGACCTCGTCGTCCACCTCACCGAGCGCCTGAAGTACGCCGGTGTCACCCGGGCCGCGGACCACAGCGTCGCGCCCGCTGCCTCCGAGGCCCAAGTGACCGGCCGCCAGGCGGAGGAGAAGGCCGCCGATGTCGCCAAGGGGTCGGTGAAGAGTGTCGAACTCGTCGTCGACGCCCGCCGTGGCGCGTCGGCCCTCGCCTACGAGGTGCACGTCGGCGGCAGCGGCACCGCGGACGGCGGCGGCTCCCGGACCGTCGTCATCGATGCCCGCACCGGCAAGGTCCGCAGCAACACGCCCGACAGCGAAGAGTTCCTGTCGCCGGACCTGGTGGACACACTGCGCGAGCGAGGCGAGACGCTCGACCCCGCCACCGGCACCGCCCCGGAGCCGACCGGCCTCGCCGCGACCCCCGCGCCGGGCGCGGCCCGCTACCCGGCACCGGCGACCGGCACCGGCACGTCCCTCTTCGCCGGCAAGGTCGCCCTGACCACCACCCGGACCGCCCGCACCAGCTACGTCCTCAAGGACCCCAGCCGCTGGGGCACCGAGACGCGGGACGCCAAGGGCGGGGAGCCGACGAGCTTCGCCCGCGGCAAGACGTTCACCAGCACCACCAACAAGTGGGGCAACGGCACCGTCTCGAACCGCGCCAGCGCCGCCGTCGACGCCCAGTACGGCATCACCAAGACCCTGGACTTCTACAAGAAGACCTTCGGCCGCAAGGGCATCAAGAACGACGGCAAGGGCGCCCGCGCCCTGGTCCACTTCGGCAACAAGGTCGCCAACGCGTTCTGGGACCCCTCCTGCGGCTGCATGCTGTACGGCGACGGCGACGGCGAGATGTTCAAGAAACCGCTCGTCGTCCTCGACGTCACCGGCCACGAACTCACCCACGGCGTCGTCGACGCCACCGCCCGCCTGGAGCCCACCCGCGTGGACGCCCAGGGCAATCAGTACGGCGAACCGGGCTCCCTCAACGAGTCCCTCGCCGACATCTTCGGCTCCGCCGTGGAGTTCAGCGCCAACAACCCCAAGAACCCGCCCAACTACCTCGTCGGCGAGAAGCTCGGCCTGGACCAGAAGTTCCTGCGCCGCCTCGACCGCCCCTCCCTCGACGTGCTCGAGGGCGCGATCGACTACTGGTCACCGGCCGTCTACGACGCCGAGGTGCACGCCGGGTCCGGTGTGTCCTCGCACGCCTACTACCTCCTCGCCGAGGGCAGCGGCCGCAAGAAGATCGGCAGCGTCACCTACGACTCGCCGACCTACGACGGCCTGCCGGTCAAGGGCATCGGCCGCGCCAAGGCCACGGCGATCTTCTACCGCGCCCTGACCCGCTACATGGTCTCCACGACCGACTTCCACGACGCGCGCACCGCGACGCTGAAGGCGGCCAAGGACCTCCACGGGCTGAACAGCACGGAGTACAAGACGGTGAACCGGGCCTGGGCCGCCGTCAACGTGACCAAGGCCAACACACCGGCCGAAAGGCACTGA